In Kryptolebias marmoratus isolate JLee-2015 linkage group LG11, ASM164957v2, whole genome shotgun sequence, the following proteins share a genomic window:
- the ppip5k1b gene encoding inositol hexakisphosphate and diphosphoinositol-pentakisphosphate kinase 2 isoform X1 codes for MSELCNGPGRAEEQGWSRRDVPRFVIGCEEDEQDMGQMDAGMKKETFREEDMEDEDENESPSERQIVVGICSMMKKSKSKPMTQILERLCKFDYIDVVIFPEEVILEEPVEKWPVCDCLISFHSKGFPLDKAVEYAKLRNPLLINDLNMQYFIQDRREVYRILQEEGIDLPRYGVLNRDPDNPEECNLVEGDDHVEVNGEVFPKPFVEKPVCAEDHNVYIYYPTSAGGGSQRLFRKIGSRSSVYSPESSVRQTGSYIYEEFMPTDGTDVKVYTVGPDYAHAEARKSPALDGKVERDSEGKEIRYPVMLTAMEKLVARKVCLAFKQTVCGFDLLRANGHSYVCDVNGFSFVKNSMKYYDDCAKVLGNMVMRELAPQLHIPWSIPMEAEDIPIVPTTSGTMMELRCVIAIIRHGDRTPKQKMKMEVRHPLFFDLFKKYEGYKKGKLKLKKPKQLQEVLDIARLLLVELGQHMDCEIEEKKSKLEQLKTVLEMESSLNVNQYGHFSGINRKVQLTYLRNGQPKASSEEEDCKKDGPSLLLVLKWGGELTPAGRVQAEELGRAFRCMYPGGQAGNGRSLGCESPIDFGDYAGFPGCGLLRLHSTYRHDLKIYASDEGRVQMTAAAFAKGLLALEGELTPILVQMVKSANMNGLLDSDSDSLTDCQQKVKARLHEIMQKDQEFTQEDYQKLAPTGSPSLVNSMKVIENPVKTCDKVYALIQSLTSQIRKRLEDPKSSDLQLYHSETLELMLQRWSKLERDFRMKNGRYDISKIPDIYDCIKYDTQHNASLNLEDTLELFRLSRALADIVIPQEYGINKVEKLDIAQAYCVPLMRKIQLDLQRTHEDEAVNKLHPLYSRGVMSPGRHVRTRLYFTSESHVHSLLSMFRYGGLLNEEKDQQWKQAMDYLSAVTELNYMTQIVIMLYEDNDKDPSSEERFHVELHFSPGVKGCEDEENVPLGFGFRPASSENEDKKPNQGSLEDLSQDQTNEALFVSEPINFQRKSPMIRSRKAGSMEVLSETSPNHSTKSCVPHRLFHSSSRQSPEFKPAGGLGSLCSGLFSASALGVSCSAPNLRDYVRTHHHHLHHRKPPLSPGSLPCKIGMFELLSMPAVKRFSVSFARHPTNEPSDELAELVQLGLVPLTVDGALAHHLQHCPYHLCLLKTQLMCDQELPECLYGFEGCSMVPSIYPLETLHNLLSLKQVEEFLRKVCESCEAQGKAMRTLSGLFNSQSQMSLDSPQPPLSSSESDASLQPPSQPLWHGSIPSSAVSSAGPSSPVTDSSGLNFSFSE; via the exons CCGTCAGAGCGACAGATTGTTGTGGGCATATGTTCAATGATGAAGAAGTCCAAATCGAAGCCCATGACTCAGATCTTGGAGAGACTTTGTAAGTTTGACTACATTGATGTGGTCATCTTTCCCGAGGAGGTGATTCTGGAGGAGCCAGTGGAGAAATGGCCCGTCTGTGACTGTCTCATCTCCTTCCATTCAAAAG GTTTCCCTCTTGATAAAGCGGTGGAATATGCCAAGCTCAGGAATCCACTGCTCATCAATGATCTCAACATGCAGTATTTCATTCAGGACAG GAGAGAAGTGTATCGGATCCTTCAGGAAGAGGGCATCGACCTGCCTCGTTATGGCGTGTTAAACCGAGACCCCGACAACCCCGAAG AGTGTAACCTGGTGGAGGGGGATGACCATGTCGAGGTGAACGGCGAGGTGTTTCCTAAACCTTTTGTGGAGAAACCTGTGTGTGCAGAGGACCACAACGTCTACATCTATTACCCAACATCTGCAGGAGGAGGCAGCCAGAGGCTCTTCAGAAAG ATCGGGAGTCGCAGCAGCGTGTACTCGCCAGAAAGCAGCGTGCGACAAACTGGATCCTACATCTATGAGGAGTTCATGCCAACAGATGGTACAGACGTGAAG GTGTATACGGTGGGCCCAGACTACGCCCATGCCGAGGCCAGGAAGTCTCCGGCGCTGGATGGGAAGGTGGAGAGAGACAGCGAGGGGAAGGAGATCCGTTACCCCGTCATGCTCACTGCCATGGAGAAACTGGTGGCCCGAAAGGTCTGCCTGGCCTTCAAG CAAACGGTGTGTGGATTCGACCTGCTTAGAGCCAACGGTCACTCCTATGTCTGTGACGTGAACGGCTTCAGTTTTGTCAAAAACTCAATGAAATACTACGACGACTGTGCCAAAGTCCTGGG AAACATGGTAATGAGGGAGTTGGCTCCCCAGCTGCATATCCCCTGGTCCATCCCCATGGAGGCTGAAGACATCCCCATCGTCCCAACAACCTCAGGAACCAT GATGGAGCTGCGCTGCGTCATCGCCATCATCCGCCACGGAGATCgaacaccaaaacaaaagatgaaaatggaGGTTCGTCATCCTCT attctTTGATTTGTTCAAAAAGTACGAAGGATACAAGAAAGGCAAGCTAAAGCTGAAAAAGCCAAAGCAGCTGCAG GAAGTGCTGGACATCGCCCGCCTGCTGCTGGTTGAACTGGGCCAGCACATGGACTGTGAGATCGAGGAGAAGAAATCCAAATTGGAGCAACTCAAGACCGTCTTAGAAAT GGAATCCAGCTTGAATGTCAATCA GTACGGTCACTTCTCAGGCATCAACAGGAAAGTCCAGCTGACCTACCTTAGAAACGGCCAACCTAAAGCCTCCAGTGAAGAAGAAG ACTGTAAGAAGGATGGTCCATCTCTGCTGCTGGTGTTAAAGTGGGGCGGAGAGCTGACGCCTGCGGGCCGGGTTCAGGCCGAGGAGCTGGGCAGGGCCTTCCGCTGCATGTACCCTGGAGGTCAAG CCGGTAATGGCCGGTCCCTTGGCTGTGAATCCCCTATTGACTTTG GTGATTATGCTGGGTTTCCAGGCTGCGGCCTCCTGCGCCTGCACAGCACCTACCGCCACGATCTGAAGATCTACGCCTCCGATGAAGGCAGGGTGCAGATGACCGCTGCAGCGTTTGCCAAG GGTCTGTTGGCTCTGGAGGGTGAGCTCACGCCCATCCTGGTTCAGATGGTGAAGAGTGCCAACATGAACGGACTGCTGGACAGCGACAGTGACTCTTTGACTGACTGCCAGCAGAAGGTGAAGGCCAGGCTACATGAGATCATGCAGAAGGACCAAGAATTTACACAAGAGGACTACCAGAAG TTGGCTCCAACAGGCAGCCCATCACTGGTGAACTCCATGAAGGTCATCGAAAATCCAGTCAAAACATGTGACAAGGTTTATGCGCTCATCCAgagtctgacctcacagattcGAAAGAGACTGGAGGACCCAAAGTCATCAG ATCTGCAGCTCTATCACAGTGAGACGCTGGAGCTGATGCTACAGCGCTGGTCCAAGCTTGAGAGAGACTTCCGCATGAAGAACGGACGCTACGACATCAGCAAGATCCCAGACATCTACGACTGCATCAAATACGATACTCAGCACAACGCCTCGCTCAACTTGGAGGACACGTTGGAGCTATTTCGGCTGTCCCGTGCTCTGGCTGACATAGTTATCCCACAG GAGTACGGCATCAATAAAGTAGAGAAACTGGACATTGCTCAGGCTTATTGTGTTCCTCTGATGAGGAAAATCCAGCTGGACCTTCAGAGGACTCACGAGGACGAGGCCGTCAACAAGCTGCACCCCCt GTATTCTCGGGGAGTAATGTCTCCTGGACGTCATGTCCGCACACGGCTCTACTTCACGAGCGAGAGCCACGTCCACTCCCTGCTCAGCATGTTCCGCTATGGAGGACTTCTGAAT gagGAGAAGGACCAGCAGTGGAAACAAGCCATGGATTACCTGAGTGCTGTGACTGAGCTCAACTACATGACTCAGATCGTCATCATGCTGTATGAAGACAACGATAAG GACCCCTCTTCAGAGGAGCGTTTCCACGTCGAGCTTCACTTCAGCCCGGGAGTCAAAGGGTGTGAGGATGAAGAGAACGTGCCTCTTGGCTTTGGTTTCCGCCCTGCCTCATCAGAG AACGAAGACAAGAAGCCCAATCAGGGCAGTTTGGAGGACCTTTCCCAGGACCAGACAAACGAGGCTCTTTTTGTCTCGGAGCCAATTAACTTCCAGAGAAAGTCCCCGATGATCCGCAGTCGGAAGGCAGGCTCCATGGAG GTCCTTTCTGAGACTTCCCCCAATCATTCCACCAAAAGCTGCGTCCCCCATCGACTCTTCCACTCGTCTTCACGCCAATCTCCTGAGTTCAAACCAGCAGGCGGCTTAG GCTCGCTCTGCTCTGGCCTCTTCAGTGCCTCAGCTCTTGGGGTGTCCTGTAGCGCCCCCAACCTGCGGGATTACGTCCGcactcaccaccaccaccttcaCCACCGAAAGCCACCTCTGTCACCCGGCAGTCTGCCGTGCAAGATTGGCATGTTTG agctgctctctATGCCGGCAGTAAAGAGATTTTCTGTGTCGTTTGCCAGGCATCCGACCAATG AGCCCTCAGATGAACTCGCTGAGCTGGTACAGCTCGGGTTAGTCCCTCTGACTGTGGATGGGGCCCTGGCCCACCACCTGCAGCACTGTCCCTACCATCTCTGCCTCCTCAAGACCCAGCTGATGTGTGATCAGGAGCTCCCTGAGTGTCTCTACG GATTCGAAGGCTGCTCCATGGTGCCATCTATCTACCCGCTAGAGACACTGCACAACTTGCTCTCCCTGAAGCAGGTGGAGGAGTTTCTCAGAAAAGTGTGCGAGAGCTGTGAGGCCCAAGGCAAAGCTATGAGAA cccTCTCTGGTTTGTTCAACTCCCAAAGCCAAATGTCTCTGGACAGCCCGCAGCCGCCTCTGTCCTCCTCTGAATCTGATGCCTCTCTCCAACCACCAAGCCAGCCTCTGTGGC ATGGCAGCATACCTTCCAGCGCTGTCTCCAGCGCGGGCCCTTCGTCCCCAGTCACGGACAGCTCCGGTCTGAACTTCAGCTTCAGCGAGTAG
- the ppip5k1b gene encoding inositol hexakisphosphate and diphosphoinositol-pentakisphosphate kinase 2 isoform X6, which produces MSELCNGPGRAEEQGWSRRDVPRFVIGCEEDEQDMGQMDAGMKKETFREEDMEDEDENESPSERQIVVGICSMMKKSKSKPMTQILERLCKFDYIDVVIFPEEVILEEPVEKWPVCDCLISFHSKGFPLDKAVEYAKLRNPLLINDLNMQYFIQDRREVYRILQEEGIDLPRYGVLNRDPDNPEECNLVEGDDHVEVNGEVFPKPFVEKPVCAEDHNVYIYYPTSAGGGSQRLFRKIGSRSSVYSPESSVRQTGSYIYEEFMPTDGTDVKVYTVGPDYAHAEARKSPALDGKVERDSEGKEIRYPVMLTAMEKLVARKVCLAFKQTVCGFDLLRANGHSYVCDVNGFSFVKNSMKYYDDCAKVLGNMVMRELAPQLHIPWSIPMEAEDIPIVPTTSGTMMELRCVIAIIRHGDRTPKQKMKMEVRHPLFFDLFKKYEGYKKGKLKLKKPKQLQEVLDIARLLLVELGQHMDCEIEEKKSKLEQLKTVLEMESSLNVNQYGHFSGINRKVQLTYLRNGQPKASSEEEDCKKDGPSLLLVLKWGGELTPAGRVQAEELGRAFRCMYPGGQAGNGRSLGCESPIDFGDYAGFPGCGLLRLHSTYRHDLKIYASDEGRVQMTAAAFAKGLLALEGELTPILVQMVKSANMNGLLDSDSDSLTDCQQKVKARLHEIMQKDQEFTQEDYQKLAPTGSPSLVNSMKVIENPVKTCDKVYALIQSLTSQIRKRLEDPKSSDLQLYHSETLELMLQRWSKLERDFRMKNGRYDISKIPDIYDCIKYDTQHNASLNLEDTLELFRLSRALADIVIPQEYGINKVEKLDIAQAYCVPLMRKIQLDLQRTHEDEAVNKLHPLYSRGVMSPGRHVRTRLYFTSESHVHSLLSMFRYGGLLNEEKDQQWKQAMDYLSAVTELNYMTQIVIMLYEDNDKDPSSEERFHVELHFSPGVKGCEDEENVPLGFGFRPASSENEDKKPNQGSLEDLSQDQTNEALFVSEPINFQRKSPMIRSRKAGSMEVLSETSPNHSTKSCVPHRLFHSSSRQSPEFKPAGGLGSLCSGLFSASALGVSCSAPNLRDYVRTHHHHLHHRKPPLSPGSLPCKIGMFELLSMPAVKRFSVSFARHPTNGFEGCSMVPSIYPLETLHNLLSLKQVEEFLRKVCESCEAQGKAMRTLSGLFNSQSQMSLDSPQPPLSSSESDASLQPPSQPLWHGSIPSSAVSSAGPSSPVTDSSGLNFSFSE; this is translated from the exons CCGTCAGAGCGACAGATTGTTGTGGGCATATGTTCAATGATGAAGAAGTCCAAATCGAAGCCCATGACTCAGATCTTGGAGAGACTTTGTAAGTTTGACTACATTGATGTGGTCATCTTTCCCGAGGAGGTGATTCTGGAGGAGCCAGTGGAGAAATGGCCCGTCTGTGACTGTCTCATCTCCTTCCATTCAAAAG GTTTCCCTCTTGATAAAGCGGTGGAATATGCCAAGCTCAGGAATCCACTGCTCATCAATGATCTCAACATGCAGTATTTCATTCAGGACAG GAGAGAAGTGTATCGGATCCTTCAGGAAGAGGGCATCGACCTGCCTCGTTATGGCGTGTTAAACCGAGACCCCGACAACCCCGAAG AGTGTAACCTGGTGGAGGGGGATGACCATGTCGAGGTGAACGGCGAGGTGTTTCCTAAACCTTTTGTGGAGAAACCTGTGTGTGCAGAGGACCACAACGTCTACATCTATTACCCAACATCTGCAGGAGGAGGCAGCCAGAGGCTCTTCAGAAAG ATCGGGAGTCGCAGCAGCGTGTACTCGCCAGAAAGCAGCGTGCGACAAACTGGATCCTACATCTATGAGGAGTTCATGCCAACAGATGGTACAGACGTGAAG GTGTATACGGTGGGCCCAGACTACGCCCATGCCGAGGCCAGGAAGTCTCCGGCGCTGGATGGGAAGGTGGAGAGAGACAGCGAGGGGAAGGAGATCCGTTACCCCGTCATGCTCACTGCCATGGAGAAACTGGTGGCCCGAAAGGTCTGCCTGGCCTTCAAG CAAACGGTGTGTGGATTCGACCTGCTTAGAGCCAACGGTCACTCCTATGTCTGTGACGTGAACGGCTTCAGTTTTGTCAAAAACTCAATGAAATACTACGACGACTGTGCCAAAGTCCTGGG AAACATGGTAATGAGGGAGTTGGCTCCCCAGCTGCATATCCCCTGGTCCATCCCCATGGAGGCTGAAGACATCCCCATCGTCCCAACAACCTCAGGAACCAT GATGGAGCTGCGCTGCGTCATCGCCATCATCCGCCACGGAGATCgaacaccaaaacaaaagatgaaaatggaGGTTCGTCATCCTCT attctTTGATTTGTTCAAAAAGTACGAAGGATACAAGAAAGGCAAGCTAAAGCTGAAAAAGCCAAAGCAGCTGCAG GAAGTGCTGGACATCGCCCGCCTGCTGCTGGTTGAACTGGGCCAGCACATGGACTGTGAGATCGAGGAGAAGAAATCCAAATTGGAGCAACTCAAGACCGTCTTAGAAAT GGAATCCAGCTTGAATGTCAATCA GTACGGTCACTTCTCAGGCATCAACAGGAAAGTCCAGCTGACCTACCTTAGAAACGGCCAACCTAAAGCCTCCAGTGAAGAAGAAG ACTGTAAGAAGGATGGTCCATCTCTGCTGCTGGTGTTAAAGTGGGGCGGAGAGCTGACGCCTGCGGGCCGGGTTCAGGCCGAGGAGCTGGGCAGGGCCTTCCGCTGCATGTACCCTGGAGGTCAAG CCGGTAATGGCCGGTCCCTTGGCTGTGAATCCCCTATTGACTTTG GTGATTATGCTGGGTTTCCAGGCTGCGGCCTCCTGCGCCTGCACAGCACCTACCGCCACGATCTGAAGATCTACGCCTCCGATGAAGGCAGGGTGCAGATGACCGCTGCAGCGTTTGCCAAG GGTCTGTTGGCTCTGGAGGGTGAGCTCACGCCCATCCTGGTTCAGATGGTGAAGAGTGCCAACATGAACGGACTGCTGGACAGCGACAGTGACTCTTTGACTGACTGCCAGCAGAAGGTGAAGGCCAGGCTACATGAGATCATGCAGAAGGACCAAGAATTTACACAAGAGGACTACCAGAAG TTGGCTCCAACAGGCAGCCCATCACTGGTGAACTCCATGAAGGTCATCGAAAATCCAGTCAAAACATGTGACAAGGTTTATGCGCTCATCCAgagtctgacctcacagattcGAAAGAGACTGGAGGACCCAAAGTCATCAG ATCTGCAGCTCTATCACAGTGAGACGCTGGAGCTGATGCTACAGCGCTGGTCCAAGCTTGAGAGAGACTTCCGCATGAAGAACGGACGCTACGACATCAGCAAGATCCCAGACATCTACGACTGCATCAAATACGATACTCAGCACAACGCCTCGCTCAACTTGGAGGACACGTTGGAGCTATTTCGGCTGTCCCGTGCTCTGGCTGACATAGTTATCCCACAG GAGTACGGCATCAATAAAGTAGAGAAACTGGACATTGCTCAGGCTTATTGTGTTCCTCTGATGAGGAAAATCCAGCTGGACCTTCAGAGGACTCACGAGGACGAGGCCGTCAACAAGCTGCACCCCCt GTATTCTCGGGGAGTAATGTCTCCTGGACGTCATGTCCGCACACGGCTCTACTTCACGAGCGAGAGCCACGTCCACTCCCTGCTCAGCATGTTCCGCTATGGAGGACTTCTGAAT gagGAGAAGGACCAGCAGTGGAAACAAGCCATGGATTACCTGAGTGCTGTGACTGAGCTCAACTACATGACTCAGATCGTCATCATGCTGTATGAAGACAACGATAAG GACCCCTCTTCAGAGGAGCGTTTCCACGTCGAGCTTCACTTCAGCCCGGGAGTCAAAGGGTGTGAGGATGAAGAGAACGTGCCTCTTGGCTTTGGTTTCCGCCCTGCCTCATCAGAG AACGAAGACAAGAAGCCCAATCAGGGCAGTTTGGAGGACCTTTCCCAGGACCAGACAAACGAGGCTCTTTTTGTCTCGGAGCCAATTAACTTCCAGAGAAAGTCCCCGATGATCCGCAGTCGGAAGGCAGGCTCCATGGAG GTCCTTTCTGAGACTTCCCCCAATCATTCCACCAAAAGCTGCGTCCCCCATCGACTCTTCCACTCGTCTTCACGCCAATCTCCTGAGTTCAAACCAGCAGGCGGCTTAG GCTCGCTCTGCTCTGGCCTCTTCAGTGCCTCAGCTCTTGGGGTGTCCTGTAGCGCCCCCAACCTGCGGGATTACGTCCGcactcaccaccaccaccttcaCCACCGAAAGCCACCTCTGTCACCCGGCAGTCTGCCGTGCAAGATTGGCATGTTTG agctgctctctATGCCGGCAGTAAAGAGATTTTCTGTGTCGTTTGCCAGGCATCCGACCAATG GATTCGAAGGCTGCTCCATGGTGCCATCTATCTACCCGCTAGAGACACTGCACAACTTGCTCTCCCTGAAGCAGGTGGAGGAGTTTCTCAGAAAAGTGTGCGAGAGCTGTGAGGCCCAAGGCAAAGCTATGAGAA cccTCTCTGGTTTGTTCAACTCCCAAAGCCAAATGTCTCTGGACAGCCCGCAGCCGCCTCTGTCCTCCTCTGAATCTGATGCCTCTCTCCAACCACCAAGCCAGCCTCTGTGGC ATGGCAGCATACCTTCCAGCGCTGTCTCCAGCGCGGGCCCTTCGTCCCCAGTCACGGACAGCTCCGGTCTGAACTTCAGCTTCAGCGAGTAG
- the ppip5k1b gene encoding inositol hexakisphosphate and diphosphoinositol-pentakisphosphate kinase 2 isoform X4, protein MSELCNGPGRAEEQGWSRRDVPRFVIGCEEDEQDMGQMDAGMKKETFREEDMEDEDENESPSERQIVVGICSMMKKSKSKPMTQILERLCKFDYIDVVIFPEEVILEEPVEKWPVCDCLISFHSKGFPLDKAVEYAKLRNPLLINDLNMQYFIQDRREVYRILQEEGIDLPRYGVLNRDPDNPEECNLVEGDDHVEVNGEVFPKPFVEKPVCAEDHNVYIYYPTSAGGGSQRLFRKIGSRSSVYSPESSVRQTGSYIYEEFMPTDGTDVKVYTVGPDYAHAEARKSPALDGKVERDSEGKEIRYPVMLTAMEKLVARKVCLAFKQTVCGFDLLRANGHSYVCDVNGFSFVKNSMKYYDDCAKVLGNMVMRELAPQLHIPWSIPMEAEDIPIVPTTSGTMMELRCVIAIIRHGDRTPKQKMKMEVRHPLFFDLFKKYEGYKKGKLKLKKPKQLQEVLDIARLLLVELGQHMDCEIEEKKSKLEQLKTVLEMESSLNVNQYGHFSGINRKVQLTYLRNGQPKASSEEEDCKKDGPSLLLVLKWGGELTPAGRVQAEELGRAFRCMYPGGQAGNGRSLGCESPIDFGDYAGFPGCGLLRLHSTYRHDLKIYASDEGRVQMTAAAFAKGLLALEGELTPILVQMVKSANMNGLLDSDSDSLTDCQQKVKARLHEIMQKDQEFTQEDYQKLAPTGSPSLVNSMKVIENPVKTCDKVYALIQSLTSQIRKRLEDPKSSDLQLYHSETLELMLQRWSKLERDFRMKNGRYDISKIPDIYDCIKYDTQHNASLNLEDTLELFRLSRALADIVIPQEYGINKVEKLDIAQAYCVPLMRKIQLDLQRTHEDEAVNKLHPLYSRGVMSPGRHVRTRLYFTSESHVHSLLSMFRYGGLLNEEKDQQWKQAMDYLSAVTELNYMTQIVIMLYEDNDKDPSSEERFHVELHFSPGVKGCEDEENVPLGFGFRPASSENEDKKPNQGSLEDLSQDQTNEALFVSEPINFQRKSPMIRSRKAGSMEVLSETSPNHSTKSCVPHRLFHSSSRQSPEFKPAGGLGSLCSGLFSASALGVSCSAPNLRDYVRTHHHHLHHRKPPLSPGSLPCKIGMFEPSDELAELVQLGLVPLTVDGALAHHLQHCPYHLCLLKTQLMCDQELPECLYGFEGCSMVPSIYPLETLHNLLSLKQVEEFLRKVCESCEAQGKAMRTLSGLFNSQSQMSLDSPQPPLSSSESDASLQPPSQPLWHGSIPSSAVSSAGPSSPVTDSSGLNFSFSE, encoded by the exons CCGTCAGAGCGACAGATTGTTGTGGGCATATGTTCAATGATGAAGAAGTCCAAATCGAAGCCCATGACTCAGATCTTGGAGAGACTTTGTAAGTTTGACTACATTGATGTGGTCATCTTTCCCGAGGAGGTGATTCTGGAGGAGCCAGTGGAGAAATGGCCCGTCTGTGACTGTCTCATCTCCTTCCATTCAAAAG GTTTCCCTCTTGATAAAGCGGTGGAATATGCCAAGCTCAGGAATCCACTGCTCATCAATGATCTCAACATGCAGTATTTCATTCAGGACAG GAGAGAAGTGTATCGGATCCTTCAGGAAGAGGGCATCGACCTGCCTCGTTATGGCGTGTTAAACCGAGACCCCGACAACCCCGAAG AGTGTAACCTGGTGGAGGGGGATGACCATGTCGAGGTGAACGGCGAGGTGTTTCCTAAACCTTTTGTGGAGAAACCTGTGTGTGCAGAGGACCACAACGTCTACATCTATTACCCAACATCTGCAGGAGGAGGCAGCCAGAGGCTCTTCAGAAAG ATCGGGAGTCGCAGCAGCGTGTACTCGCCAGAAAGCAGCGTGCGACAAACTGGATCCTACATCTATGAGGAGTTCATGCCAACAGATGGTACAGACGTGAAG GTGTATACGGTGGGCCCAGACTACGCCCATGCCGAGGCCAGGAAGTCTCCGGCGCTGGATGGGAAGGTGGAGAGAGACAGCGAGGGGAAGGAGATCCGTTACCCCGTCATGCTCACTGCCATGGAGAAACTGGTGGCCCGAAAGGTCTGCCTGGCCTTCAAG CAAACGGTGTGTGGATTCGACCTGCTTAGAGCCAACGGTCACTCCTATGTCTGTGACGTGAACGGCTTCAGTTTTGTCAAAAACTCAATGAAATACTACGACGACTGTGCCAAAGTCCTGGG AAACATGGTAATGAGGGAGTTGGCTCCCCAGCTGCATATCCCCTGGTCCATCCCCATGGAGGCTGAAGACATCCCCATCGTCCCAACAACCTCAGGAACCAT GATGGAGCTGCGCTGCGTCATCGCCATCATCCGCCACGGAGATCgaacaccaaaacaaaagatgaaaatggaGGTTCGTCATCCTCT attctTTGATTTGTTCAAAAAGTACGAAGGATACAAGAAAGGCAAGCTAAAGCTGAAAAAGCCAAAGCAGCTGCAG GAAGTGCTGGACATCGCCCGCCTGCTGCTGGTTGAACTGGGCCAGCACATGGACTGTGAGATCGAGGAGAAGAAATCCAAATTGGAGCAACTCAAGACCGTCTTAGAAAT GGAATCCAGCTTGAATGTCAATCA GTACGGTCACTTCTCAGGCATCAACAGGAAAGTCCAGCTGACCTACCTTAGAAACGGCCAACCTAAAGCCTCCAGTGAAGAAGAAG ACTGTAAGAAGGATGGTCCATCTCTGCTGCTGGTGTTAAAGTGGGGCGGAGAGCTGACGCCTGCGGGCCGGGTTCAGGCCGAGGAGCTGGGCAGGGCCTTCCGCTGCATGTACCCTGGAGGTCAAG CCGGTAATGGCCGGTCCCTTGGCTGTGAATCCCCTATTGACTTTG GTGATTATGCTGGGTTTCCAGGCTGCGGCCTCCTGCGCCTGCACAGCACCTACCGCCACGATCTGAAGATCTACGCCTCCGATGAAGGCAGGGTGCAGATGACCGCTGCAGCGTTTGCCAAG GGTCTGTTGGCTCTGGAGGGTGAGCTCACGCCCATCCTGGTTCAGATGGTGAAGAGTGCCAACATGAACGGACTGCTGGACAGCGACAGTGACTCTTTGACTGACTGCCAGCAGAAGGTGAAGGCCAGGCTACATGAGATCATGCAGAAGGACCAAGAATTTACACAAGAGGACTACCAGAAG TTGGCTCCAACAGGCAGCCCATCACTGGTGAACTCCATGAAGGTCATCGAAAATCCAGTCAAAACATGTGACAAGGTTTATGCGCTCATCCAgagtctgacctcacagattcGAAAGAGACTGGAGGACCCAAAGTCATCAG ATCTGCAGCTCTATCACAGTGAGACGCTGGAGCTGATGCTACAGCGCTGGTCCAAGCTTGAGAGAGACTTCCGCATGAAGAACGGACGCTACGACATCAGCAAGATCCCAGACATCTACGACTGCATCAAATACGATACTCAGCACAACGCCTCGCTCAACTTGGAGGACACGTTGGAGCTATTTCGGCTGTCCCGTGCTCTGGCTGACATAGTTATCCCACAG GAGTACGGCATCAATAAAGTAGAGAAACTGGACATTGCTCAGGCTTATTGTGTTCCTCTGATGAGGAAAATCCAGCTGGACCTTCAGAGGACTCACGAGGACGAGGCCGTCAACAAGCTGCACCCCCt GTATTCTCGGGGAGTAATGTCTCCTGGACGTCATGTCCGCACACGGCTCTACTTCACGAGCGAGAGCCACGTCCACTCCCTGCTCAGCATGTTCCGCTATGGAGGACTTCTGAAT gagGAGAAGGACCAGCAGTGGAAACAAGCCATGGATTACCTGAGTGCTGTGACTGAGCTCAACTACATGACTCAGATCGTCATCATGCTGTATGAAGACAACGATAAG GACCCCTCTTCAGAGGAGCGTTTCCACGTCGAGCTTCACTTCAGCCCGGGAGTCAAAGGGTGTGAGGATGAAGAGAACGTGCCTCTTGGCTTTGGTTTCCGCCCTGCCTCATCAGAG AACGAAGACAAGAAGCCCAATCAGGGCAGTTTGGAGGACCTTTCCCAGGACCAGACAAACGAGGCTCTTTTTGTCTCGGAGCCAATTAACTTCCAGAGAAAGTCCCCGATGATCCGCAGTCGGAAGGCAGGCTCCATGGAG GTCCTTTCTGAGACTTCCCCCAATCATTCCACCAAAAGCTGCGTCCCCCATCGACTCTTCCACTCGTCTTCACGCCAATCTCCTGAGTTCAAACCAGCAGGCGGCTTAG GCTCGCTCTGCTCTGGCCTCTTCAGTGCCTCAGCTCTTGGGGTGTCCTGTAGCGCCCCCAACCTGCGGGATTACGTCCGcactcaccaccaccaccttcaCCACCGAAAGCCACCTCTGTCACCCGGCAGTCTGCCGTGCAAGATTGGCATGTTTG AGCCCTCAGATGAACTCGCTGAGCTGGTACAGCTCGGGTTAGTCCCTCTGACTGTGGATGGGGCCCTGGCCCACCACCTGCAGCACTGTCCCTACCATCTCTGCCTCCTCAAGACCCAGCTGATGTGTGATCAGGAGCTCCCTGAGTGTCTCTACG GATTCGAAGGCTGCTCCATGGTGCCATCTATCTACCCGCTAGAGACACTGCACAACTTGCTCTCCCTGAAGCAGGTGGAGGAGTTTCTCAGAAAAGTGTGCGAGAGCTGTGAGGCCCAAGGCAAAGCTATGAGAA cccTCTCTGGTTTGTTCAACTCCCAAAGCCAAATGTCTCTGGACAGCCCGCAGCCGCCTCTGTCCTCCTCTGAATCTGATGCCTCTCTCCAACCACCAAGCCAGCCTCTGTGGC ATGGCAGCATACCTTCCAGCGCTGTCTCCAGCGCGGGCCCTTCGTCCCCAGTCACGGACAGCTCCGGTCTGAACTTCAGCTTCAGCGAGTAG